Genomic segment of Alcanivorax borkumensis SK2:
GAACAGGCGTGGCGCCAGTTCGCCAGTGGCACCGTTGCCGCAGTCGATGGCAATTTTTAGGGGGCGGGCCAGCACGATGTCGCTGGCAATGTCGTTGAGATAGCGATCGGCGATGTCGCGTTCTTCTTCGTGGCCGCGGCCTTCGCTAAAGGCATTGTTTTTGATGCGCTGGCTAAGGGCTAGGATGCGTTCGCCGTAAAGAGTGTCGCCGTTCATGACGATTTTTAGGCCGTTATGCTGGGGCGGGTTGTGGCTGCCGGTGAGCATGATGCCGGTCTGAGTTTCTAGTACTTCGGTGGCATAGTAGAGAACCGGAGTGGGGACTAGGCCCAGGTTAACCACGTCGCGGCCGGATTCTAGCAGGCCTTTGATTAATGAGCGGCTGAGTTCCGGGCTGGAAAGGCGGCCATCGCGGGCCACCAGCACTGTTTGCTGGCCCAGTTCGCCGGCTTCGCTGCCGATGGCGCGTCCTAGCAGGTAGGTGCCTTGAGCGGTTAGGGTGTCGCCGGCTATGCCGCGGATGTCGTAAGCGCGAAAAATGCTGTCGGGTACAGCTTGGTCACCGCCATCGTCATCTATTAGTAGAATGCTATCGTCGTCATTTTCCTCCACTAGCAAGGCGTCGGTTTGGGCTGCGGCATGGGGACGAGTGGCGCCTGCGCGCTCGCGTAATTTTTGGGCCAGCCGGGCGGAGGCTTCGTTAGCGCCTTTTAAAACTGGAAACTGGAAATGGTCGCGGGCGGTGACACCCGGTTGGTGTATGAGTTCGTCGCTGTAGCGGATTAGCTCGGCGACGTCTTGTCGCAGGGCTCGGTTCAGCAGGCGGTTGACCAGCAGGGTGGTTAGGAGGATGGCAACTGCACCCAGGGAGACGCCAAGGATGGCGACAATCAGGCTATTATCGCTGTGCGCGCGTAGTGCTAGGCTGACTTCAACCGGGCCTTGCGTGACCTGAGCGGTGCCGCCGCTGGCGCGTTGCTTGTTGTTGAGCAGAGGGGTGCCAGCGTATTTCACGGCGAGCGCACCACCGTTTGGGATAGACGCGCGCAGGGCGGTAGCCAGCGGAACTAAGGACTGGGTGAGCAGTAGGCTGCCAAATTCGTTGTGGGTGGCGCGAGCGATCACTAGCCGGGGTATGTCGCCGGCAATGATGACGGGCTCGGGCTTTTGGCCCAAGCTGGCCTTCTTGAGTAGCTCTTGGGCCGTGTAGCTGAGCCGGGACATATCTGAATCACGGTGGGAAATTAACTGGACTGAGGCTTCGGGGAACCATTGCTGCTGATGCATGTTGAAGCTGGACAGGTCATTGTCTGCCAGAGCG
This window contains:
- a CDS encoding phosphomannomutase/phosphoglucomutase, with protein sequence MGTKKNNKQDESTNVMKQLLPLVTAGIIGVIAATGCLYVYQIKQLQPEQQHTQAQLLARSLANQVHSTIEISRKQLDILSNRRDANRALADNDLSSFNMHQQQWFPEASVQLISHRDSDMSRLSYTAQELLKKASLGQKPEPVIIAGDIPRLVIARATHNEFGSLLLTQSLVPLATALRASIPNGGALAVKYAGTPLLNNKQRASGGTAQVTQGPVEVSLALRAHSDNSLIVAILGVSLGAVAILLTTLLVNRLLNRALRQDVAELIRYSDELIHQPGVTARDHFQFPVLKGANEASARLAQKLRERAGATRPHAAAQTDALLVEENDDDSILLIDDDGGDQAVPDSIFRAYDIRGIAGDTLTAQGTYLLGRAIGSEAGELGQQTVLVARDGRLSSPELSRSLIKGLLESGRDVVNLGLVPTPVLYYATEVLETQTGIMLTGSHNPPQHNGLKIVMNGDTLYGERILALSQRIKNNAFSEGRGHEEERDIADRYLNDIASDIVLARPLKIAIDCGNGATGELAPRLFSQLGCEVAPLYTEIDGNFPNHAPDTGNPDNLTDLIRVVQEQELDLGLAFDGDGDRVAVVTNTGEIIWPDRLLMLFAKDLLARSPGADILFDVKCSRALPAIIRKNGGRPLMYKTGHSLIKAKMKESGTALAGEISGHIFFADRWFGCDDGAYAGARLLEILSLQDDTAGQVFDQFQTGATTPALYIDATDDNKFALIDALEAHADQFTGGRPTTIDGLRVDFPDGWGLVRASNTTPSLVARFEGRDEEALERVKEQFRKQLHAIDKSLKLPF